A portion of the Lolium rigidum isolate FL_2022 chromosome 1, APGP_CSIRO_Lrig_0.1, whole genome shotgun sequence genome contains these proteins:
- the LOC124682961 gene encoding pentatricopeptide repeat-containing protein At4g22760-like gives MPTHTASHVNSPSTLAIRAAADQGHPRRAIALYLSSLRSVAAHRPCPFALAAVLKSVSRLPAHTAATAAASLHAHLLRLGLLMHPYPHAALAHLYSRDPIAARSLLDETPPTGAQAPHSLLVSRNSLIASLLRSGDLPAARALFDQMPVRDVVSWNSMVAGLAKAGRLDSAIELFQQMPERNAASWNAVLCGLIAHGHLARAREMFEQMPIRSNVSWITMISGYAKAGDVHAAAGLFERMENKNDLYAWNAMISCYAQNGCAREAIEVFNRMLKPHVCVLPNEKTFSSVISACSQLGDLRFGLWVQSYMGSVGIELDDHLRTALLDLYTKTGRIDSAFDLFRGLRKRDVVSYSAMIVGCGMNGKLNEAISLFKEMSSANIRPNAVTFVGLLSAYKHAGLMEEAHACFASMSSKYKIRPSMEHYTIMVDLLGRSGKLDEAFQLIIQMPMQPHASVWGALLLACELHNNAELGELVASKCFQLAPGDSGYYILLGNIYAQANKWDKVKRLRKTMTDRGLSKMPGSSWVQAA, from the coding sequence ATGCCGACCCATACTGCCTCCCACGTCAACTCTCCGTCGACGCTGGCTATCCGCGCCGCCGCTGAccagggccacccgcgccgcgccATCGCGCTCTACCTCTCATCCCTCCGCTCCGTCGCCGCCCACCGCCCCTGCCCCTTCGCCCTCGCCGCCGTCCTCAAGTCCGTCTCCCGCCTCCCCGCTCACAccgcggccaccgccgccgcctcccttcaCGCTCACCTCCTACGCCTCGGCCTCCTCATGCACCCCTACCCACACGCCGCGCTCGCCCACCTCTACTCCCGCGACCCCATCGCCGCGCGCAGCCTGCTCGACGAAACGCCTCCTACGGGAGCACAGGCACCTCATTCCCTCCTCGTCTCCCGGAACTCGCTCATCGCCTCGCTCCTCCGCTCCGGGGACCTCCCCGCCGCGCGCGCGTTATTTGACCAGATGCCCGTGAGGGACGTTGTGTCCTGGAACTCTATGGTCGCCGGCCTCGCCAAGGCCGGTCGTCTCGACAGCGCCATCGAGCTCTTCCAACAGATGCCTGAGAGGAACGCTGCGTCCTGGAACGCTGTCCTCTGTGGGCTCATCGCCCATGGCCACCTGGCTAGAGCGAGGGAGATGTTCGAGCAGATGCCCATCAGGAGTAACGTCTCCTGGATCACCATGATCTCTGGTTACGCCAAGGCCGGCGACGTCCACGCTGCTGCTGGCCTGTTTGAGCGGATGGAGAACAAGAATGATCTCTATGCATGGAACGCGATGATTTCATGCTATGCACAGAACGGCTGTGCGAGGGAGGCGATCGAAGTTTTCAACAGGATGCTCAAGCCGCATGTATGTGTTTTGCCCAATGAGAAAACTTTCTCGTCTGTCATCTCGGCTTGCTCGCAGCTGGGGGACTTGAGGTTCGGTCTGTGGGTCCAGAGCTACATGGGTTCCGTGGGAATTGAACTGGACGATCACTTGCGCACTGCTCTGCTGGATTTATACACCAAGACTGGGCGGATTGACAGCGCTTTTGATTTGTTCAGAGGCTTGAGGAAAAGAGATGTAGTGTCTTACAGTGCGATGATTGTTGGCTGCGGGATGAATGGCAAGTTAAACGAAGCTATATCTTTATTCAAGGAGATGTCTAGTGCAAATATTCGTCCTAATGCAGTGACCTTTGTGGGATTGCTGTCTGCATACAAACATGCTGGGCTAATGGAAGAAGCCCATGCTTGCTTTGCTTCCATGTCAAGCAAGTATAAGATTAGGCCTTCAATGGAACACTACACCATCATGGTAGATCTCCTTGGGCGTAGCGGGAAGCTGGATGAGGCATTTCAACTTATCATCCAGATGCCAATGCAGCCACACGCTAGCGTTTGGGGAGCCTTGCTTCTTGCTTGCGAGTTGCACAACAATGCTGAGCTTGGGGAACTGGTTGCTTCCAAGTGCTTTCAACTGGCGCCTGGAGACAGTGGATATTACATACTGTTGGGGAACATATATGCACAAGCAAACAAATGGGACAAGGTTAAGAGGTTAAGGAAGACAATGACAGACAGAGGCTTGAGTAAGATGCCTGGGAGTAGTTGGGTGCAGGCTGCATAG
- the LOC124654245 gene encoding pentatricopeptide repeat-containing protein At1g07590, mitochondrial, which produces MAIRGWMAAGRAVHRGHVFHAINRLRRRRLHRTGLQVMEWVIRERPYKLSELDYSYLLEFTAKVHGISEAESLFLRIPQEYRNELLYNNLVMACLELGLIKLSYGYMRKMRELSLPISPYVFNRLIILHSSEGRRKTISKILAQMKASRVTPHTSTYNILLKIQANDHNIDGVARVFSDMKRAKIEPNEITYGILAISHAVARLYTVSQTYIEAIKNSMTGTNWSTQEILLILYGYLGKEKELKMMWNLMQGLPHVRSKSFTLAIEAFGKVGSVEQAEEIWREIKSTRKLRLTEQFNSMLSVYCRHGLVDKASAVFKEMRASGCQPNAITYRHLALGCLKAGLMKQALNTMDMGKKEVVTRKVRSSTPWLETTHLLLENFAEIGDLENAKRVFAELNESKYCRNSFVYNTLLKAYVKAKVYDPDFVRTMILRGAMPDAETHSLLRLIEQYKT; this is translated from the exons ATGGCCATCCGGGGCTGGATGGCCGCCGGCCGCGCTGTGCACCGAGGCCATGTCTTCCACGCCATCAACCGCCTGCGGCGCCGTCGCCTCCACCGCACAGGCCTGCAG GTCATGGAGTGGGTGATCAGGGAGCGGCCCTACAAGCTGAGTGAACTTGATTACTCGTATCTCCTAGAGTTCACGGCTAAAGTTCATGGCATTTCTGAAGCTGAAAGTCTATTCCTCCGCATACCTCAGGAATACCGGAACGAGCTGCTCTACAATAATCTTGTAATGGCTTGTTTGGAGTTGGGCTTGATTAAGCTTTCATACGGTTACATGAGGAAGATGAGGGAACTGTCGTTGCCAATTTCGCCGTATGTTTTCAACCGCTTGATCATCCTCCATTCTTCTGAGGGGCGTAGGAAGACTATCTCCAAGATCCTTGCTCAGATGAAAGCCAGCAGAGTGACCCCACACACGTCAACCTACAACATCTTACTGAAAATACAGGCCAATGACCACAACATTGATGGAGTGGCAAGGGTGTTCAGTGATATGAAAAGAGCAAAGATTGAGCCAAATGAGATAACCTATGGCATTCTGGCAATTTCACATGCTGTAGCAAGGCTATATACTGTTTCCCAGACATATATAGAAGCCATCAAGAATTCTATGACAGGCACAAACTGGTCTACACAGGAAATTCTTCTTATTTTGTATGGATACCTTGGAAAGGAAAAGGAGTTAAAGATGATGTGGAATCTCATGCAAGGCCTCCCTCATGTCCGATCCAAAAGCTTCACACTAGCAATTGAAGCATTCGGAAAGGTTGGCTCTGTTGAGCAGGCAGAAGAAATATGGCGAGAGATTAAATCAACAAGAAAGCTAAGGCTTACAGAACAGTTCAATTCCATGCTATCAGTTTACTGCAGGCATGGCCTTGTGGATAAAGCATCGGCCGTGTTCAAAGAAATGAGAGCAAGTGGATGTCAACCGAATGCTATTACGTATCGCCACTTGGCATTGGGATGCTTGAAAGCAGGTCTTATGAAACAAGCTTTGAACACAATGGATATGGGAAAGAAAGAAGTCGTCACCAGGAAGGTGAGAAGTTCAACACCATGGTTGGAGACCACACATTTATTGCTTGAAAACTTTGCAGAGATTGGTGACTTGGAAAATGCCAAGAGAGTTTTTGCAGAACTGAATGAATCAAAGTACTGTCGGAATTCCTTTGTGTATAATACCCTTCTAAAAGCTTATGTTAAGGCAAAAGTTTACGACCCAGATTTTGTAAGGACAATGATTTTGAGGGGTGCAATGCCCGACGCCGAGACACATAGCCTTCTGAGACTGATAGAACAGTACAAGACATGA
- the LOC124687794 gene encoding uncharacterized protein LOC124687794, with amino-acid sequence MAGEEAAEGSRRRRRMDLNLYLGLPPLPRPPGRLGAAIDCPPTIPVADAPRTDEPAGLPAPEEVPPLPVVYSPSNALSTPELSLIDPMLFDWLDGLSSDSEEQAFDAGEPAVAFDAPPSLHGANASPPPLPPASLPLAGLEGLPLECLEMLSHPGRLAPTGGTEMVSTRVLRHSVGGAIEDMAPELRLQRLIQVSEQHRIVRNRNQRATSPDAERLVQAIHQSHSSLDALRRQKLDKMGADKKDGNCGCSSSFECNICLEAAKEPVVTPCGHLFCWPCLYQWLHAHSAHSECPVCKGEVLEVNVTPIYGRGGDERDASSNDVPPRPRANRSEGLRQQLQMPDTRGIASLVRRLIENQDIVSGQAPPPVSGVEVTGLPAALSRARVGRQQRRNLASPSGNATPDSGNQVQLPSSNSNSAAPTDPQQSSSFEQASTSSTMAVIVGQAAQSRRSRPSESTTTRRTRRRQQQ; translated from the coding sequence ATGGCGGGCGAGGAGGCCGCCGAGGGAAGCCGGAGAAGGAGGCGGATGGATCTAAACCTCTACCTGGGCCTCCCTCCGTTGCCACGGCCTCCAGGTCGGCTGGGTGCAGCTATTGATTGCCCACCGACCATTCCCGTGGCGGACGCGCCAAGAACGGACGAGCCGGCAGGATTGCCGGCACCAGAGGAGGTGCCGCCACTGCCCGTGGTATACTCGCCGTCCAATGCGCTCTCCACGCCGGAGCTATCACTGATAGATCCGATGCTCTTTGATTGGCTTGATGGCCTGAGTTCCGACAGCGAAGAGCAGGCTTTTGATGCCGGTGAACCGGCTGTGGCATTTGATGCACCACCCTCACTCCACGGTGCCAACGCCTCACCACCACCACTGCCGCCAGCGTCACTGCCGCTTGCTGGGCTGGAAGGGCTTCCCCTTGAATGTCTGGAAATGCTTTCTCACCCTGGTCGGTTGGCCCCTACCGGGGGAACAGAGATGGTCAGCACCAGGGTGTTGAGGCATTCCGTTGGGGGTGCAATTGAAGACATGGCGCCTGAGCTCCGCCTGCAGCGGTTGATCCAAGTCAGCGAGCAGCACCGCATTGTGCGGAACCGCAACCAGCGGGCGACCAGTCCAGACGCGGAAAGGCTGGTGCAGGCCATCCACCAGTCTCATAGTTCTCTAGATGCATTAAGGCGGCAGAAGCTTGACAAGATGGGAGCTGACAAGAAGGATGGGAACTGCGGATGCAGCTCCAGTTTCGAGTGCAATATCTGTCTTGAAGCAGCTAAAGAGCCCGTGGTTACACCGTGTGGCCACCTATTCTGCTGGCCATGCTTGTACCAGTGGCTCCATGCACATTCAGCCCACTCTGAGTGCCCTGTCTGCAAGGGAGAGGTGCTCGAAGTAAACGTCACACCGATTTATGGAAGAGGAGGCGATGAACGAGACGCGTCCAGCAATGATGTCCCGCCCAGACCGCGCGCAAACAGGAGCGAGGGCTTGAGGCAGCAGCTGCAAATGCCAGACACGAGAGGCATTGCAAGCCTGGTAAGGCGGTTGATAGAAAACCAGGATATAGTGAGCGGCCAGGCACCTCCACCTGTAAGCGGGGTTGAGGTGACTGGGCTTCCTGCAGCCCTGTCAAGGGCTAGGGTTGGGAGACAGCAAAGACGTAATCTTGCTTCACCCTCGGGCAATGCTACCCCTGATAGTGGCAATCAGGTCCAGTTGCCGTCTTCTAATTCCAATAGTGCTGCACCGACAGATCCTCAGCAGTCATCATCTTTCGAGCAGGCGTCGACTTCTAGCACCATGGCTGTTATAGTTGGGCAGGCAGCCCAAAGTAGGAGGTCCAGGCCTTCGGAGTCTACAAccacaagaagaacaaggaggaggcagcagcagtag